One window from the genome of Paracoccus zhejiangensis encodes:
- a CDS encoding class I SAM-dependent methyltransferase, with the protein MTDQATDDDLAHRQRVDALLRQGKNVYQPLYNYPYPQAFAALRPCADRCRAVEASMGGAVAGRRLWDMGCSLGYNTLWFVDRGMTGTGIDIDPRNVALCREISRWTPGEARFKQGELSREMVEAMKPGSHDYGFLFSMLHHVIETRGLAYVQAMMQALTARIPVLYVELALRSEVPPPGYDWARHLPEDELAIFATCEGLSFQLIGRFPTHVGPVTRPIYRVSRGREN; encoded by the coding sequence ATGACCGATCAGGCAACCGATGATGACCTCGCCCACCGCCAGCGCGTCGATGCGTTGCTGCGGCAGGGCAAGAACGTCTACCAACCGCTTTACAACTATCCCTATCCGCAGGCGTTCGCGGCGCTCCGCCCCTGCGCCGACCGCTGCCGCGCGGTCGAGGCCAGCATGGGCGGGGCCGTCGCCGGGCGGCGGCTGTGGGACATGGGCTGTTCGCTTGGCTATAATACACTGTGGTTCGTCGATCGCGGCATGACCGGCACCGGCATCGACATCGACCCGCGCAATGTCGCGCTATGCCGCGAGATCAGCCGATGGACGCCGGGCGAGGCGCGGTTCAAACAAGGGGAACTGTCCCGGGAGATGGTCGAGGCCATGAAACCGGGCAGCCATGATTACGGCTTTCTCTTCAGCATGTTGCACCATGTGATCGAGACACGGGGACTGGCCTATGTGCAGGCGATGATGCAGGCGCTGACCGCGCGCATCCCGGTCCTCTATGTCGAACTGGCGCTGCGCTCCGAGGTGCCACCGCCCGGCTATGACTGGGCGCGCCATTTGCCCGAGGACGAACTGGCGATCTTTGCCACCTGCGAGGGGTTGAGCTTTCAGCTGATCGGCCGCTTCCCGACCCATGTTGGCCCGGTCACCCGCCCGATCTACCGCGTCTCGCGAGGGAGGGAGAACTGA
- a CDS encoding anion permease codes for MPADALLADPILGRLEGMALSALIPHVTRRVIAAGDFLYRAGEPADTVFLIQNGALRLENGQGRSARQVEGCAGEEALLGLGSHSASAMAETETTVLAIPAGQLAHLAGRRRDLREAFFRAYAGRYDGQAQATPHAAPDKPQPTAEGLGPLLGWLLTIALPLAVYLVAERLPLDPAATDFLAIVMVAVVMWLFGLVPEYVPPLFAALAMILLDVAPPAEVLSGFRSDSFFVTLSIFGIGALMVSSGLTYRFSLWVLGKVPATPFGYNLSLFGIGMVLSPVIPSVVGRVSIITPLMIELIEISRPEAHDRFANRLIFSLLSGASIFVPIFLTAAVPNLVVYGLFDAQTQFAFGWIAWLYAASVFGLIVLASFWLVSALIFGRARSFSLPRATIREQRRLLGPVSAPEWAAALAVLAMIGGILTGPSHRIDVAWIALAIFVTLMMFGTLGREAIRAQIDWPILIYLGTIIGWVPVAAITGLDQVIVTHLTWLGESMRSDFPRFILMVSGMILAVRLALPTGVTVILFTTALFPLAAAQGLSLWLIGFIILAVADTYVFPYQSSYYLKLRSDLEARGLAHVLDERRIIAANVVMIALRIGAIYGSLRFWQHLDLLS; via the coding sequence TTGCCCGCAGACGCGCTGCTGGCCGACCCGATCCTCGGGCGGCTGGAGGGTATGGCGCTGTCGGCCTTGATCCCGCATGTGACGCGCCGGGTGATCGCCGCCGGGGACTTCCTCTACCGCGCCGGCGAGCCAGCCGATACCGTCTTCCTGATCCAGAACGGCGCGCTGCGGCTGGAGAACGGGCAGGGTCGCAGCGCCCGACAGGTCGAGGGCTGCGCCGGCGAGGAGGCGCTGCTGGGCCTCGGCAGCCACAGCGCCAGCGCCATGGCCGAGACCGAGACCACGGTGCTGGCGATCCCGGCGGGCCAGTTGGCCCATCTCGCCGGCCGCCGCCGCGACCTTCGCGAGGCGTTCTTTCGCGCCTATGCCGGACGTTATGACGGACAGGCTCAGGCCACGCCCCACGCAGCGCCCGACAAGCCCCAACCCACCGCCGAGGGCCTCGGCCCACTGCTGGGCTGGCTGCTGACCATCGCCCTGCCCCTCGCCGTCTACCTCGTCGCAGAGCGGCTGCCGTTGGACCCTGCCGCGACGGATTTCCTGGCCATCGTGATGGTTGCCGTGGTGATGTGGCTGTTCGGGCTGGTGCCGGAATACGTGCCGCCGCTTTTTGCCGCGCTGGCGATGATCCTGCTGGATGTGGCGCCGCCCGCCGAGGTGCTGTCGGGCTTCCGCTCGGACAGTTTCTTCGTGACGCTCAGCATCTTCGGCATCGGCGCGCTGATGGTCTCGTCGGGGCTGACCTATCGGTTCTCGCTCTGGGTGCTGGGCAAGGTTCCGGCGACGCCCTTCGGCTATAACCTCAGCCTCTTCGGCATCGGCATGGTGCTGTCGCCCGTCATCCCCTCGGTGGTCGGGCGGGTCAGCATCATCACGCCCTTGATGATCGAGTTGATCGAGATCTCCAGACCCGAGGCGCACGATCGCTTTGCCAACCGGCTGATCTTCAGCCTGCTCTCGGGCGCCTCGATCTTCGTGCCGATCTTCCTGACGGCGGCGGTGCCGAACCTCGTGGTCTATGGGCTTTTCGACGCGCAGACCCAGTTCGCCTTCGGCTGGATCGCCTGGCTCTACGCCGCCTCGGTCTTCGGGCTGATCGTGCTGGCTAGCTTCTGGCTGGTCTCGGCGCTGATCTTCGGCCGCGCGCGCAGCTTCAGCCTGCCGCGCGCCACCATCCGGGAACAGCGCCGGCTGCTGGGCCCGGTCTCGGCGCCGGAATGGGCGGCGGCGCTGGCGGTGCTCGCCATGATTGGCGGCATCCTGACCGGGCCGTCGCATCGCATCGACGTCGCGTGGATCGCGCTGGCGATCTTTGTCACGCTGATGATGTTCGGCACGCTTGGCCGCGAGGCGATCCGGGCGCAGATCGACTGGCCAATCCTGATCTATCTCGGCACCATCATCGGCTGGGTCCCGGTCGCGGCCATCACCGGCCTCGATCAGGTGATCGTCACGCATCTGACATGGCTGGGCGAGTCGATGAGGTCGGATTTCCCGCGCTTCATCCTGATGGTCTCGGGGATGATCCTCGCGGTGCGGCTGGCCCTGCCGACCGGGGTGACGGTGATCCTCTTCACCACGGCGCTGTTTCCACTGGCGGCGGCGCAGGGGCTGTCGCTCTGGCTCATCGGCTTCATCATCCTCGCCGTGGCCGACACCTATGTCTTTCCCTATCAAAGCTCCTATTACCTCAAGCTGCGCAGCGATCTGGAGGCCCGCGGCCTCGCCCATGTCCTGGACGAGCGGCGGATCATCGCCGCGAATGTCGTGATGATCGCGCTGAGGATCGGGGCAATCTATGGCAGCCTGCGCTTCTGGCAGCATCTGGACCTGCTGTCATGA
- a CDS encoding ABC transporter substrate-binding protein, giving the protein MTRRHLRLAVMLVFACLFFALVVVQKSQTARILIIHSNDPAYPWVASVNEGLTRGFEGRRNILFRYHYMDLKNHTDAAFKERAATLALNAVSSWAPDVLVLVDDEAQALVGKAVVAPAPGAPGVRVVFSGVNGEPADYYPPGAEVTGILERKPLPAIRDAALSIALESATRPPRARPRIQFIGDHSSSITAEIPSYESFDWSPADFLPPVQVDTFADWQVAVERAGREADVILVTNYRNIRDGADGPFLRPAAQVMQWTAEHATVPAIGMGATNSEDGSMLTVSVSPFEQGEVAAALALELLDGTPPASLPVVVSKQFIVQVCTPTLARWGLTLPPLYEAFARATDHYYEEGC; this is encoded by the coding sequence ATGACCCGCCGCCATCTGCGGCTGGCCGTGATGCTGGTCTTTGCCTGCCTGTTCTTCGCGCTGGTGGTGGTGCAGAAATCCCAGACCGCGCGCATCCTGATCATCCACAGCAACGATCCGGCCTATCCCTGGGTCGCCTCGGTGAACGAGGGGCTCACGCGCGGCTTCGAGGGGCGGCGGAACATCCTGTTCCGCTATCACTACATGGACCTGAAGAACCATACCGATGCCGCGTTCAAGGAGCGCGCGGCGACGCTGGCGCTGAACGCGGTCAGCAGCTGGGCGCCCGATGTGCTGGTGCTGGTCGATGACGAGGCGCAGGCGCTGGTCGGCAAGGCGGTGGTCGCGCCGGCACCGGGCGCGCCGGGGGTGCGGGTGGTCTTCAGCGGGGTGAATGGCGAGCCCGCAGACTATTACCCGCCGGGCGCCGAGGTGACCGGCATCCTTGAACGCAAACCCCTGCCGGCGATCCGCGATGCCGCGCTGTCCATCGCCTTGGAAAGCGCGACACGACCGCCCCGCGCCCGCCCGCGCATCCAGTTCATCGGCGATCATTCCTCGTCCATCACCGCCGAGATTCCCTCTTACGAGAGTTTCGACTGGTCGCCGGCCGATTTCCTGCCGCCGGTGCAGGTCGACACATTCGCCGATTGGCAAGTGGCAGTCGAGCGGGCGGGGCGCGAGGCCGATGTGATCCTTGTCACCAATTACCGCAATATCCGCGACGGCGCGGATGGCCCCTTCCTGCGCCCGGCGGCGCAGGTCATGCAATGGACCGCCGAACATGCGACCGTGCCGGCGATCGGCATGGGCGCCACCAACAGCGAGGACGGGTCGATGCTGACCGTGTCGGTCTCGCCCTTCGAACAGGGCGAGGTCGCCGCCGCGCTGGCCCTGGAGCTGCTGGACGGCACGCCCCCCGCAAGCCTGCCAGTCGTGGTGTCCAAGCAATTCATCGTGCAGGTCTGCACCCCCACTCTGGCCCGCTGGGGGCTGACCCTGCCACCGCTTTACGAGGCCTTTGCCCGCGCCACCGACCATTATTACGAGGAGGGGTGCTGA